From one Agathobaculum sp. NTUH-O15-33 genomic stretch:
- a CDS encoding Fic/DOC family protein — MRTVNISKKGTSFCPAEEIGRQARLVFQRLADRNFFRGLPHAAFVDEIVDFYCTTNMLHPFREGNGRAQRAFLTQLIRAAGYDINWAEVDTDLLMFATMQSANGVADLLKKILSDAIRLRKTYSFPELSLSKSPSHRSAHEIVLPQAVTSIKTGI; from the coding sequence ATCCGCACAGTGAATATCAGCAAAAAGGGCACGTCCTTTTGCCCCGCTGAGGAAATCGGGCGGCAGGCGCGGCTGGTGTTCCAGCGATTGGCGGATCGTAATTTCTTTCGAGGCTTGCCCCACGCCGCCTTTGTGGATGAAATCGTGGACTTTTACTGCACGACGAATATGCTCCACCCGTTCAGAGAGGGCAATGGCCGCGCCCAGCGAGCGTTTCTCACGCAGCTTATCCGTGCCGCCGGGTATGACATCAACTGGGCGGAGGTAGACACCGACTTACTGATGTTCGCCACCATGCAGTCGGCAAACGGTGTGGCGGATTTGCTAAAGAAAATTTTGAGCGACGCAATTAGGCTCCGGAAAACGTATAGTTTTCCGGAGCTCAGCTTGTCAAAAAGCCCTTCGCACCGCAGCGCGCATGAAATAGTTTTGCCGCAAGCGGTAACATCCATAAAAACCGGGATTTAG